The genomic region CGTGCCGCGACGGATGAACATCGGCCAGATCCTCGAGCTGCACCTGGGCTGGCTGGCCAAGCAGGGCTGGAACCTCGACCTCGCCGACGACACCTCGGACGCCGACTGGAAGCAGCGGCTGATGAAGATCCACGTCGACAAGGCGGAGCCGGACACCAAGGTGGCCACCCCCGTCTTCGACGGTGCGCGCGAGGACGAGATCACCGGGCTGCTCGGCTCGACGATCCCCAACCGTGACGGCGTGCGGATGATCGACGCGACCGGCAAGGCCGACCTGTTCGACGGCCGCTCCGGCGAGCCGTTCCCGGACCCGGTCTCGGTGGGCTACATGTACATCCTCAAGCTGCACCACCTCGTGGACGACAAGATCCACGCGCGCAGCACCGGCCCCTACTCGATGATCACCCAGCAGCCGCTCGGCGGCAAGGCCCAGTTCGGTGGCCAGCGCTTCGGTGAGATGGAGGTCTGGGCGATGGAGGCGTACGGCGCCGCCTACGCCCTGCAGGAGCTGCTGACGATCAAGTCCGACGACGTGCCCGGTCGCGTCAAGGTCTACGAGGCGATCGTCAAGGGCGAGAACATCCCCGACTCGGGCATCCCGGAGTCGTTCAAGGTGCTCGTCAAGGAGATGCAGTCGCTGTGCCTGAACGTGGAGGTCCTCTCCCAGGACGGCACCAGCATCGAGCTGCGCGACGCGGAGGAGGACGTCTTCCGCGCCGCTGAGGAGCTCGGCATCGACCTGTCGCGTCGCGAGCCGAGCTCGGTCGAAGAGGTGTGAGCCGGGGAACGCGCGGAGCGCCTGTTCCCCGGAACGGCTAGACAGCACGGCGCTCCGCCGTTCCCAGCTCGTCCTCCCCCCGTCTGACTTTTTTCAAGAACAATGAAGGGTTGCAGCCAAGGTGCTCGACGTTAACTTCTTCGACCAGCTTCAGATCGGCCTGGCCACCGCGGACGACATCCGCACCTGGAGCCACGGCGAGGTCAAGAAGCCGGAAACCATCAACTACCGCACGCTCAAGCCCGAGCGCGACGGTCTCTTCTGCGAGAAGATCTTCGGTCCCACCCGGGACTGGGAGTGCTACTGCGGCAAGTACAAGCGCGTGCGCTTCAAGGGCATCATCTGCGAGCGCTGCGGCGTCGAGGTGACCCGTTCCAAGGTGCGTCGCGAGCGGATGGGCCACATCGAGCTCGCCGCCCCGGTCACGCACATCTGGTACTTCAAGGGCGTGCCCAGCCGGCTGGGCTACCTCCTCGACCTGGCCCCGAAGGACCTCGAGAAGGTCATCTACTTCGCGGCCTACATGATCACCTCCGTCGACGAGGACGCCCGCCACCGCGACCTGTCCTCGCTGGAGGGCAAGGTCGGCCTGGAGCGCGAGCGTCTCGAGAAGCGTCGCGACCAGTCGCTGGAGGACCGCACCCGCAAGCTGGAGGAGGACCTCGCGGCCCTCGAGGCCGAGGGTGCCAAGGCCGACGCGCGCCGCAAGGTGCGCGACGGTGCGGAGCGCGAGATGAAGCAGCTGCGCGACCGTGCGCAGCGCGAGATCGACCGCCTCGACGAGGTGTGGAACACCTTCAAGTCCCTCAAGGTCCAGGACCTGATGGGCGACGAGATGCTCTACCGCGAGATGAAGGCCTGGTTCGGCAAGTACTTCGAGGGCCACATGGGCGCCGCGGCGATCCAGAAGCGCCTCCAGGACTTCGACATCCCGGCCGAGGTGGAGTCGCTGCGCGACACCATCGCCAACGGCAAGGGCCAGAAGAAGGTCCGCGCCCTCAAGCGCCTCAAGGTCGTCGACGCCTTCCGCAAGACCGGCAACGAGCCGCGGGGCATGGTCCTCGACGCCGTCCCGGTCATCCCGCCGGACCTGCGTCCGATGGTCCAGCTCGACGGTGGCCGCTTCGCGACCTCCGACCTCAACGACCTGTACCGCCGGGTGATCAACCGCAACAACCGGCTCAAGCGCCTGCTCGACCTGGGCGCGCCCGAGATCATCGTCAACAACGAGAAGCGGATGCTCCAGGAGGCCGTCGACTCGCTGTTCGACAACGGTCGTCGTGGTCGTCCGGTCACCGGGCCGGGCAACCGTCCGCTGAAGTCGCTGTCCGACATGCTCAAGGGCAAGCAGGGTCGCTTCCGCCAGAACCTGCTGGGCAAGCGCGTGGACTACTCGGGCCGTTCGGTCATCGTGTCGGGTCCGCAGCTCAAGCTGCACCAGTGCGGTCTGCCCAAGCAGATGGCGCTCGAGCTCTTCAAGCCCTTCGTGATGAAGCGCCTGGTCGACCTCTCGCACGCGCAGAACATCAAGTCCGCCAAGCGGATGGTCGAGCGCGCGCGCCCGGTCGTGTGGGACGTGCTCGAGGAGGTCATCACCGAGCACCCGGTGCTGCTGAACCGTGCACCCACCCTGCACCGCCTGGGCATCCAGGCCTTCGAGCCGCAGCTGATCGAGGGCAAGGCCATCCAGATCCACCCGCTGGTGTGCGGCGCGTTCAACGCCGACTTCGACGGTGACCAGATGGCGGTGCACCTGCCGCTGTCGGCCGAGGCCCAGGCCGAGGCGCGAATTCTGATGCTGTCGACGAACAACATCCTCAAGCCCTCGGACGGCCGTCCGGTGACCATGCCCTCGCAGGACATGATCATCGGCCTGTTCTGGCTGACCACCGACCGCGAGGGCGAGCCCGGCGAGGGCCGCGCGTTCTCCAGCCCGGCCGAGGCGATCATGGCCTTCGACCGCCAGGAGATCACCCTGCAGTCGAAGGTGAAGATCCGCCTCGACGACGTGGTGCCGATGGTGGACCCCGACCTCGCGGAGCAGCCGGTCCCGGCTGCGACCACGACCACGGTCGAGACCACCCTGGGTCGCGCGCTGTTCAACGAGACGCTCCCGGCCGACTACCCGTTCGTGAACTACGAGGTCGGCAAGAAGCAGCTCGGCGCGATCGTCAACGACCTCGCGGAGCGCTACACCAAGGTCGAGGTCGCCGCCTCGCTCGACGCGCTGAAGGACGCCGGCTTCCGCTGGGCGACCTTCTCGGGCGTCACCGTGTCGATCGACGACGTCACGACCCCGGCCGACAAGCTGGAGATCCTGGCGCCGTACGAGAAGCAGGCCGCCAAGGTCCAGAAGGACTTCGAGCGCGGTCTGATGACCGACGACGAGCGTCGCCAGGAGCTCGTGGAGATCTGGACCGACGCCAGCCGCAAGGTCGGCGACGCGATGGAGGAGGCGTTCGACCACGCCAACCCCATCCACATGATGGTCGCCTCGGGCGCGTCCGGAAACATGAACCAGATCCGTCAGGTCGGCGCCATGCGAGGCCTGGTGGCCAACCCGAAGGGCGAGATCATCCCGCGCCCGATCAAGGCGAACTTCCGTGAGGGCCTCTCGGTCCTGGAGTACTTCATCTCCACCCACGGTGCTCGCAAGGGTCTGGCCGACACCGCGCTGCGCACCGCCGACTCGGGCTACCTGACCCGTCGTCTGGTGGACGTCTCGCAGGACGTCATCATCCGTGAGGACGACTGCGGCACCGAGCGTGGCCTGCCCAAGCGGATCGGTGAGCGTCGTGAGGACGGCAGCGTGGTCAAGGCGGAGAACGCCGAGACCGCGGCGTACGCCCGTGCGGCGGCCACCGAGGTCACCCACCCGGAGAGCGGCGAGACCCTCGCCGTCGCCGGTGAGGACCTCGGCGACGTCAAGATCGACGAGCTCGTGGCCGCCGGCATCGAGGAGGTCAAGGTCCGCTCCGTGCTGACCTGTGACGCCAAGACCGGCACCTGCGCCAAGTGCTACGGCCGCTCGCTGGCCACCGGCAAGCTGGTCGACATCGGTGAGGCGGTCGGCATCATCGCCGCCCAGTCCATCGGTGAGCCCGGCACGCAGCTGACGATGCGTACCTTCCACACCGGTGGTGTGGCCTCCGCCGACGACATCACGCAGGGTCTGCCCCGCGTGGTCGAGCTCTTCGAGGCCCGCTCGCCCAAGGGACGCACGCCGATCGTCGAGGCGGCCGGCCGGATCGAGATCGAGGACACCGACAAGGCCCGCAAGGTCCTGGTCACCCCCGACGACGGCTCCGAGGTCCAGGAGTACCCCGTCTCGAAGCGCTCGCGCCTCAACGTCGAGGACGGCCAGCACGTCGAGGTCGGCCACCACCTGACCTCGGGCACGCCCGACCCGCAGGACGTCCTGCGGATCCTCGGTGTGCGCCGGGCCCAGGAGCACCTCGTCGACGAGGTCCAGCAGGTCTACCGCTCGCAGGGCGTGTCGATCCACGACAAGCACATCGAGATCATCGTGCGCCAGATGCTGCGTCGGGTCACCGTCATCGAGTCGGGCGACACCAACCTGCTGCCCTCCGACCTCGTGGACCGCGTGATCTTCGAGACCGAGAACCGGCGCGTGGTCTCCGAGGGCGGCAAGCCGGCCTCGGGACGTCCGGTGCTCATGGGCATCACCAAGGCCTCGCTGGCGACCGAGTCGTGGCTCTCGGCGGCCTCCTTCCAGGAGACCACCCGGGTGCTCACCGACGCGGCGATCCACGGGCGCAGCGACTCGCTGCGCGGCCTGAAGGAGAACGTGATCATCGGCAAGCTGATCCCGGCGGGTACCGGCCTCGAGCGGTACCGCAGCATCCGGGTGGAGCCGACCGAGGAGGCCCGCGCAGCGGCGTACTCCGTGACCGGTTACGACTCCTACGACTACGAGTTCGGCGGCAACGCCGGCGGCCAGGCCGTGGCCCTGGACGACTTCGACTTCGGGTCGTACCAGAGCTGACCGCTCGTCCAGCACGACGCAGCACGTAGCCAGGGCCCCTCCCCCGTCCGGGGGAGGGGCCCTGTGCCGTCCCGTGGTGGCGTGGAGGCCACCTACCGGGAGGGACACGCCATGGACGAGGACGAGCAGCCCAGCGAGGCCGAGGTCGAGCAGCTCGAGCGCGAGCGCGCCGAGCGCCTGGCCGAGGAGAACCGGCCCGAGGGGGCCGAGGTCGACAACACCGGACGCGACTTCGACCCCGAGAAGGGCATGTTCACCGACCGGGAGGACCACGCGTCGACCGGGCGCACCTACCCGCCCCTGGAGGAGCAGGACTCCTAGCACGCGGCCGGACTTGGGGGGTGCGGGCCCACCTGGGAGAATCAGGGCGTGAGCCTCCCGACCCAGACCGACGTCCTCGTCGTCGGAGCCGGACCGGCCGGGTCGGCGGCCGCCGCCTGGGCCGCGCGCGCCGGCCTCGACGTGCTGCTGCTCGACGCGGCGCTCTTCCCGCGCGACAAGACCTGCGGTGACGGGCTGACCCCGCGCGCGGTGCACGAGCTGTCGCTGCTGGGGCTCGAGGACTGGCTGCGCACGCACACCGTCAACCAGGGTCTGCGGGCCCACGGCTTCGGCCAGACGCTGCTGCTGCCCTGGCCCGGCGGCACCCTGCCCTCGTGGGGCAGCGCCGTGCCGCGCACCGAGCTCGACGACCACCTGCGCACCACCGCGATCAAGGCGGGCGCCCAGGCGCTCGACGGCGTGCGGGCCGTCGACGTCGTGCGCGAGGGCGACCGGGTGCGCGCCGTCGTGGTGGAGCGCCGCGGCCCCGGTGGACGTGACGACGTGGAGCGCTTCGAGATCGGCTGCCGCCGCCTGGTGGTGGCCGACGGGGTGCGCTCGCCGCTGGGCAAGGAGCTGGGCCGGGAGTGGCACCGCGACACGGTGTACGGCGTCGCCGGGCGCTCCTACGTCGCCTCCACCCAGTCCGACGACCCCTGGATCAGCTCCCACCTCGAGCTGCGCGGCGAGGACGGGGCGATCCTCTCCGGCTACGGCTGGATCTTCCCGCTCGGTGACGGCGAGGTGAACCTGGGCGTGGGCACCCTGGCCACCGCGAAGCGACCCGCCAGCATCGCGGTCAAGCCGCTGATGCAGTTCTACGCCGACGAGCGACGCGAGGCCTTCGGGCTCTCGGGCGAGCTGCGCGCCCCGACCTCCGCCCTGCTGCCGATGGGCGGCGCGGTCTCGGGCGTGGCCGGGCCCAACTGGGCGTTGATCGGCGACGCCGCCGGCTGCGTGAACCCGCTCAACGGCGAGGGCATCGACTACGGCCTCGAGACCGGCCGGATGGTCGCGGAGCTGATGGCCGACCTCGCTCCCGACCGCGACCGGCTGGGCACCGAGTGGCCGGCGCTGCTCTCGGCGCACTACGGCGAGGCGTTCTCGGTGGCCCGCCGGCTCGCGGGCCTGGTCACCGTGCCGCGGCTGCTGCCCGCGCTCGGCCCCGCAGGCATGCGCTCGGACTGGCTGATGACGTTGGCGCTGCGCTGGATGGGCAACCTGGTCACCGACGAGGACCGCGACCGGGCCGCGCGCGTGTGGCGCTGGGCCGGACGACGCTCGTTGGCCCTCGACGCCCGTCCTCCGTTCTCCTGAGCGGCGAGCGCACCTACGGCGCGACCGTCGGCCTGGGCCGGCTGGCGCTGCGCGCCCTGCAGGTGACCAGCCGGTGGTCGGGGGAGGAGCACCTGCCCGAGCGCGGACCGGCGCTGCTGGCCAGCAACCACGTCGCCTACCCCGACTTCCTCTTCGTCGGCCAGGCCGGCCTGGCGCGGGGCCGGCGTCTGCGCTTCCTGGCCCGCCACGACGTCTGGGACCCGCCCGTCGTGGGACGCGCGATGACCGCGATGCGCCACGTCCCCGTCGACCGCCGCGCGCCCGCGGGCGCCTACCTGGCCGCCCGGTCCCTGCTGCGGGAGGGCGAAGCCGTGTGCGCCTTCCCCGAGGCCGGCGTCTCGCACTCCTACACGGTGCGGGCGCTGATGCCCGGCGTGGCGGCGCTGGCCCGCGAGCTCGCCCTCCCGGTGGTGCCGGTGGCGGTGTGGGGCACCCAGCGGCTCTGGCCGCTGCGCCGCGAGGCCCACGAGCCGGCTCCGCGCCCGGCCCTGGCCCGGGGCCGCACGGTCGACGTCCGCTTCGGGCCCGCGCTGCACGTGGCGCCCGACGCCGACCTGTCGACGAGCACCGCCGCGCTCGGCGCGCGCCTGACGGGGCTGCTCGAGGAGCTGCAGCGCCTGCCCGAGCACCGGCCCCGACCGGGCGAGCAGGCCCGCTGGCACCCGCACCACCTGGGTGGGACGGCGCCGACGCGGGCGCAGGCGCACCGGCTCGACGAGGTGCCGCGCACCGCCGTGCGCCCGACCTGGGGACCGCTGGGCTAGGCAGCACGGCCGGCCGTCCGGGTCAGAACTCGGCCGCGGCCACCTCGCAGAGGTTGAGGTGCGGGTGCTCGGCGTCGTTGACGACGTAGTACGAGGACAGGATGAAGCGGCGGGTGTGCCCGTGGGCGGTCCACCACAGGCGCAGCATCCCGTTCTCGGGCAGGCTCACCGGAGGCACGGCGCCCAGCACCGGGTCGTGGTCGAGCGTGTCGGTCTCGACGTGGTCGTCGACCGCGCCCTCGCCCTCGATCCGCTCGTAGTAGAGGACCGCGGAGGGGTCGTCGGTGCGCAGCAGCACCTCCTGGCGACCACCGTCGCCCCCGTCGGGGGTGCAGCTGAGCTCGAGGTCGCCGAGCCCGTCGAGCGCGGTGACCTGGGTGGCGGGTGCGGCCAGCCCGTCGGCGTCGCCGTGCCAGTCGACGCCGATCGAGGTGCCGGTCACCGTCTGCAGGGTGGCCGCGATCCGGCAGGAGCGGTACTGGCGCGGGTGGTGGAAGCCGTTCCACCACCAGGTGATCTCGAGGGAGGTCGAGGGCACGCGCGCGGCGGAGGCCGCCGGCTGGTGGCGGCCGGGGCGCTGGCTGACGACCCCGTGCATGTAGCCGTTGGACCAGTTCTCGACCGGGGTGTGCTGGTTGAGCCCCTCGTGCGCGCTGCGCCCGGTGCCGCCCCGGCCGTCGTCGTCGGCCGAGGCCCAGCGGTAGACCCGCACGTTCTTGACCGCCACGGCCGGCCCGGCCTTGTCCTCGTGCTTGGCCAGCCACATCTGGGTCTCCGCCGACCGGTCGTAGGGGGTCAGCCTGACGATGGTGTTGCGCGGCTTGCAGACGAGCTTGAGGACGCCGACACCCGGGACCGGGGTGGAGCGGACCCGCCGACCCCCGTTGCGGCCGTCCCAGTCGAGCACGACCTTGCGGCGGGTGGCGTCCTCGACCCGACGGCTCGCCACCCGCTCGCCGGGAGTGGCCGAGGCGCCGCCCACCGCCGGCCGCTCGCCGGCGGCGAGCGCCGGTGGAGCGAGGGAGGCGGCCGGCAGCGCTGTCAGCGCGACCAGCAGCAGCGCCGTGGCCCTCGTGCGGACCCGCGGCGTGCGGTCGTTCACCGGGCCGGCTCCGCGGGTCGGGTCGGCGCTGCCGGCTCCTCGGTCGCGGGGGTCTCGTCGGCGGTCACCAGGTCGGGAGCCTCGCGTCCGCTGACCCAGTCCTTCTGGCGCTCGATCTCGGCCTGGGACAGGGCGACCAGCTGGGCGTCGACGGCGGCCTCGCTCGCCCGGTCGAGGTAGTGCAGCAGGAAGTCGGCCACCTCCGAGCGCTCCATCGACCGGGTCGTCGTGGTCAGCAGCAGGCGTCGGGACAGCGGGTACTCGCCACTGGTGATGGTGCGCTGCGAGGGGAAGATGCAGTTGCGCTCCCCGTCAGGGTCGGTGACCTCGAACGGGCGCAGCTGGTCCTCGAAGAGCTCGTAGTAGCTGAAGAGGAAGTAGCCCACGTGGCCCCGGGTGCGCTGCACCCGCGCCCGGGCGTCGGCCGCCGCGTCGTAGCGCGTCACCACGGCGTCCTTCTCGCGCGTCAGCACGGACAGCTCGGCCTGGGCACGGGCCAGCGCCTGCTCGGCGCGCACCACGCGCTCGCGGTCGGCGGCCTGCTGGTCGGCGGGGCGCTGGTCGCGCACCCCCTTCTCGACCTCGGCGACAGCGACCTCGACCTCGGCCCGGGCGTCGTCGACGACCTGCCGCTGCTCCTCGACGCGGCTCTTGGCCAGGTCGCGCTCCCGGGCCCGGTCGCGCAGCTTCAGCGCCAGGTCCTCGTCACGCTCCCGGCCGACGACGAAGAGCCGGGAGCCCTGGTCGGTGTCGAAGGTGCGGTAGTCGGAGCGCAGGTTGATCAACGACGGGTCCGGGGCGTCGAGCACCGTGCGCCCGAAGAACTGGAACGCGTTGTTCTCGCGGTTGGGCCCGGCGACCGCCAGCGGGACGTCGTCGTAGCCGCCGCCGAGCTGGGCCCACGAGGTCACGGGGGAGCCGGCCCGGTAGACCTCGCGGACCTGCTGGGTGCTCAGGCAGTCGCCGCCGACGTCGGTCTCGTTCTTGATGGCCACCACGACGGCGTCGGAGGCGACCTGGAGCTGCACGACGTCGAGCCCGACCGAGCGGCAGGCCTCGAGCTCGGCCGGCGCGATGGCCCGGGTGGAGTCGACGACGTCGATCTCGCCGGCACACAGCGACGCGAAGGCCGCGTCCTCGCCCCGGCTGGCCACCTGCACCTGCGTCGAGGTGCCGCTGCGGGAGAAGGCCGCGACCTCCTCGCTGGTCAGGGCGCCGTTGATGCCGTCGATCTCGACGACGCCGGCGCTCGGCGACGGCAGGGCCCGGTTGGCCTGGCGCACCCGCTGCGCCTCGGCCTGCCCGTCGCGGTAGTCGCGCGCCTGGGCGTCGGCCACCAGGTCGGTGGCGTCCTGGCCCGGCTCCTGCGAGCACCCCGCGGCCAGGACGCTCAGCGCCAGCAGCGGGACCACGGCCCGGGCACGGTGGCGGACGGTCATCGCTGCTCCTCGATCGTCGTCTGGGTGCGGGAGGACCGCGAGGTCACCAGTCCGGAGTCGTCGGAGCCCTGGGCCGGCGGGTAGCGGTAGCGCTCACCCAGCTCGACGACCTCGAAGTCGGTCAGGTCGAGGCCCTGCAGCTCGTTGCCGTCGATGAGGCCCGAGGTGACGTCGCGCTGGGCGTAGAGGGTGGGGACCTCGGCGCGGTCGACCACGATGGCGCCGTAGGTGCGCAGCGCCAGCACGATCGCGTCGGCCATCCGGCGCTGCTGGTCGCTGAGCGGGATCAGCTTGCCGGTCGCCGGGTCGCGCGGGCGCTCGGGCACCACGTCGGCCCGCAGCCGGATGCGGGCGCCCTCGGGCAGCGAGTCGGCCGACCCGTTGCCATCGGTGGAGGAGGCCGGCTGGACGAAGACGTTCTGCGCCGGGCCGGGCAGGCTGATGGCCAGGGCGTGCTCGATCAGGCCCGCCTCGAGCTCGCCGGGGCGGATCAGGCCGGCGAAGAGCGGCAGCCCCGATCCGCGGGCACTGACCTCCTGCGGGTCGCTGAAGCCGGGTCCGTCGAGGTCCCAGCGCTTCATGTAGTGGTAGGAGATCGACCCGTCGTCCTCGCGCCGGGCGCGCCACAGGTCGTAGGCGACCGACTCGGTGGTGTCGAAGACCGTGAACCAGCCGTCGTACCTCGGGTCGGGATGGATGTCGTCCGGGATGTCGAGGGTGATCTCGTCGTCGCCGTCGCCGCACTGGGACTGCCGGCACACCACGGCGGTGGGGTCGCCGCCGGCCACGACCGGCACGGTCCAGGCCTCGGTGTTGATGTAGATCGGGTCGGTGATCGTCTCGGTCTGCACCCGCACCGAGTCGCCGTCCTCCACCACGCCCTCCCGGACCTGCGCGCGCAGGATGAGCTTGTCGGAGGCGGGGTCGACCGCGGCGCCGTCGACCCGCTCGTTCCACGGCGAGTCGGCACCGAAGTGGCGCCGCTCGGCCACCACCACCCCGCCGTCGGCGCCCACCACGGTGGCCGGGCCCGAGGTGGCTCCCGCGGTGACCACGACGTCGCCGTCGGGGGAGCGGCCCGAGTCGGTGCCGTCGGAGCCGCCGCAGGCGCTGAGCCCGGCGAGCAGCCCGGTGGCGAGGCCGGCGGCGCCCAGACGGGTGCGGGTGCGGCGGGTGGTGCTCATCGTTCTCCTCCGGGAGGCGGCGGGCCGCCCAGGTCGAGGTCGGCGCCCAGGCGCGCGACCACGTCGGCGATGGCCGCCAGGCGGGCGCCCTCGTCGTCGGGCTCTGCTGGGCCGGTGCGCGCGCGGGCCGCCGTCACGATGGAGTGCGCCTCCCGCCGCGCCTGGAGCCGGAGCAGCTCTGCGTCGAGCTCGGCCTGGGCGGTGATCAGCTCGCAGCGCCGGGCGACCTCCTCCTCGACGGCCGCCAGGTGGGCCAGGGTGGCGGCGCGGGCGGCCTCGATGCGCTGCACGGCGACCCTGGCCACCTCGGCGACGTCGACGTGGAGCACCGGCTCGGGTGCTGTGCGGCGGTCCGGGTCGGGGACCGGTGCCAGACGGGGCAGGTGCGCCAGCATCGTCTCCAAGGCGTCCGGGGGGACCACCACGGGCTCCGGGTCCGGCTCCGGCTCGGGGCCGGGCTCCGGGTCCGGCTCGGGCTCGGGCTCGGGGGCAGCGTCCTGCTCCGCGGGAGGCTCGGCGTCCGCAGCGGGCTCGGGCGGAGCCTCGGACCGGGGCTCCGGCTGGGGCTCCGGCTGGGGCTCGGGCGGTGCCTCGGGCGCCAGGCGGTGGGTGAAGTCGACGCGACCGATCCGGGCGCTGCGGGCGGCAGCGAGGATGTCGTCGAGCGAGGGCGGCGGGCTCACCGCGGTGGTCGTCTCCATCAGGGGGCCTCCTCGTCCTCGGGCAGCACCGGCGGGGCGGGGTCGGGGTCGAAGCCCGGCGGCACGGCCACCAGGGTGTAGCGCTCGGTGCGGTAGACGCTGGTCAGCGCCGGGTCGTCGCCGCGGGCCGCCTCGGGGTAGCGCTTGGTGAGCAGGTCGGCGTCGCTGGTGGAGAGCAGCAGGTAGTCGACGTGCGCGACCGGGTCGGCCGCGGCCTCCTGCCAGGGCCCGTCGGAGGCGTCCACCCGGTCGAAGAACAGGTCCGGTCGACCGGTGAAGAGCATCACCGCGTAGGTCTGGGCGTTGTCGGTGAGGATCGAGCCGGTGCGCTTGACGTTGTCGCGGATGAAGGCGGCCATCGCCTGCTCGTCGACGACCCCCACGACCTGGCCGTCGAGGGTCCGGGCGCCCTCCTGGCTCTGGCCGGTCGAGACCGCGGCCGCGAAGACGGCCTCGAGGTTCTGGTGCTGGTAGCTCTTCATCGCCTGGAGCGTCCAGGGCACGCTGAGCAGCAGCCCGACCACCAGCAGCGCGCCCACCAGCGTGGCGCCGTCGCCGGCCGAGCGGGCCAGCCAGATCGCGCCCACGGTGGCCAGCAGCAGGATCGGCAGCGCGTTGCGCATCGCCATCGGGGAGTCCGAGAGGCCCAGGACCACCGCGAAGCCGGGGGAGAGGACCGCCACGGCCAGCAGCACCCCCAGCCAGAGCGCGAAGGTGTTGGCGCGGGCCAGCCCCGCGAAGACGAGCGCGGGCAGCACGACGATGGCGATCGGAGCGCCGAAGAGCACCAGCTCGCCGGTGTGGCGGGCCAGCTCGACGAAGGTGAAGCTCTCGGTCAGCGCGGTCGAGGCGTCGCTGGCCGAGGTGATCCAGGCGATCGGGTTGCCGAGCAGCAGCAGGTTGAAGACGGTCCACAGCGCGATCACGTAGACCGTCGGGGCGGCGAAGCCGATGGTGGTGCCCTCGACCTCGGTGCCGTCGGCGCCCATCCGGGCCAGGACCGCACCGATGAGCACGGCGCTGACCAGGAACCACAGCAGGCTGCTGTAGCCGGCCAGCGCGGCGACCGAGTAGGCCAGGCCCGCGATCATGACGAAGCGGATGTCGGCGGTGACGTACCAGGCGAACAGCGCGCCGAGGGCGGCGACCACGAAGCACATCCAGATGATGTGGCGCGCG from Nocardioides salarius harbors:
- a CDS encoding DNA-directed RNA polymerase subunit beta', which translates into the protein MLDVNFFDQLQIGLATADDIRTWSHGEVKKPETINYRTLKPERDGLFCEKIFGPTRDWECYCGKYKRVRFKGIICERCGVEVTRSKVRRERMGHIELAAPVTHIWYFKGVPSRLGYLLDLAPKDLEKVIYFAAYMITSVDEDARHRDLSSLEGKVGLERERLEKRRDQSLEDRTRKLEEDLAALEAEGAKADARRKVRDGAEREMKQLRDRAQREIDRLDEVWNTFKSLKVQDLMGDEMLYREMKAWFGKYFEGHMGAAAIQKRLQDFDIPAEVESLRDTIANGKGQKKVRALKRLKVVDAFRKTGNEPRGMVLDAVPVIPPDLRPMVQLDGGRFATSDLNDLYRRVINRNNRLKRLLDLGAPEIIVNNEKRMLQEAVDSLFDNGRRGRPVTGPGNRPLKSLSDMLKGKQGRFRQNLLGKRVDYSGRSVIVSGPQLKLHQCGLPKQMALELFKPFVMKRLVDLSHAQNIKSAKRMVERARPVVWDVLEEVITEHPVLLNRAPTLHRLGIQAFEPQLIEGKAIQIHPLVCGAFNADFDGDQMAVHLPLSAEAQAEARILMLSTNNILKPSDGRPVTMPSQDMIIGLFWLTTDREGEPGEGRAFSSPAEAIMAFDRQEITLQSKVKIRLDDVVPMVDPDLAEQPVPAATTTTVETTLGRALFNETLPADYPFVNYEVGKKQLGAIVNDLAERYTKVEVAASLDALKDAGFRWATFSGVTVSIDDVTTPADKLEILAPYEKQAAKVQKDFERGLMTDDERRQELVEIWTDASRKVGDAMEEAFDHANPIHMMVASGASGNMNQIRQVGAMRGLVANPKGEIIPRPIKANFREGLSVLEYFISTHGARKGLADTALRTADSGYLTRRLVDVSQDVIIREDDCGTERGLPKRIGERREDGSVVKAENAETAAYARAAATEVTHPESGETLAVAGEDLGDVKIDELVAAGIEEVKVRSVLTCDAKTGTCAKCYGRSLATGKLVDIGEAVGIIAAQSIGEPGTQLTMRTFHTGGVASADDITQGLPRVVELFEARSPKGRTPIVEAAGRIEIEDTDKARKVLVTPDDGSEVQEYPVSKRSRLNVEDGQHVEVGHHLTSGTPDPQDVLRILGVRRAQEHLVDEVQQVYRSQGVSIHDKHIEIIVRQMLRRVTVIESGDTNLLPSDLVDRVIFETENRRVVSEGGKPASGRPVLMGITKASLATESWLSAASFQETTRVLTDAAIHGRSDSLRGLKENVIIGKLIPAGTGLERYRSIRVEPTEEARAAAYSVTGYDSYDYEFGGNAGGQAVALDDFDFGSYQS
- a CDS encoding geranylgeranyl reductase family protein yields the protein MSLPTQTDVLVVGAGPAGSAAAAWAARAGLDVLLLDAALFPRDKTCGDGLTPRAVHELSLLGLEDWLRTHTVNQGLRAHGFGQTLLLPWPGGTLPSWGSAVPRTELDDHLRTTAIKAGAQALDGVRAVDVVREGDRVRAVVVERRGPGGRDDVERFEIGCRRLVVADGVRSPLGKELGREWHRDTVYGVAGRSYVASTQSDDPWISSHLELRGEDGAILSGYGWIFPLGDGEVNLGVGTLATAKRPASIAVKPLMQFYADERREAFGLSGELRAPTSALLPMGGAVSGVAGPNWALIGDAAGCVNPLNGEGIDYGLETGRMVAELMADLAPDRDRLGTEWPALLSAHYGEAFSVARRLAGLVTVPRLLPALGPAGMRSDWLMTLALRWMGNLVTDEDRDRAARVWRWAGRRSLALDARPPFS
- a CDS encoding lysophospholipid acyltransferase family protein, with the translated sequence MALGRTTLVGPRRPSSVLLSGERTYGATVGLGRLALRALQVTSRWSGEEHLPERGPALLASNHVAYPDFLFVGQAGLARGRRLRFLARHDVWDPPVVGRAMTAMRHVPVDRRAPAGAYLAARSLLREGEAVCAFPEAGVSHSYTVRALMPGVAALARELALPVVPVAVWGTQRLWPLRREAHEPAPRPALARGRTVDVRFGPALHVAPDADLSTSTAALGARLTGLLEELQRLPEHRPRPGEQARWHPHHLGGTAPTRAQAHRLDEVPRTAVRPTWGPLG
- a CDS encoding PstS family phosphate ABC transporter substrate-binding protein — its product is MTVRHRARAVVPLLALSVLAAGCSQEPGQDATDLVADAQARDYRDGQAEAQRVRQANRALPSPSAGVVEIDGINGALTSEEVAAFSRSGTSTQVQVASRGEDAAFASLCAGEIDVVDSTRAIAPAELEACRSVGLDVVQLQVASDAVVVAIKNETDVGGDCLSTQQVREVYRAGSPVTSWAQLGGGYDDVPLAVAGPNRENNAFQFFGRTVLDAPDPSLINLRSDYRTFDTDQGSRLFVVGRERDEDLALKLRDRARERDLAKSRVEEQRQVVDDARAEVEVAVAEVEKGVRDQRPADQQAADRERVVRAEQALARAQAELSVLTREKDAVVTRYDAAADARARVQRTRGHVGYFLFSYYELFEDQLRPFEVTDPDGERNCIFPSQRTITSGEYPLSRRLLLTTTTRSMERSEVADFLLHYLDRASEAAVDAQLVALSQAEIERQKDWVSGREAPDLVTADETPATEEPAAPTRPAEPAR